The proteins below are encoded in one region of Mycobacterium shinjukuense:
- a CDS encoding PE domain-containing protein — translation MSFMLVATDMVETVAAEVAQIGSAVSAGNLAAAVPTTEVAAAAADEVSVAIAALFGAHARDYQAAAARAAAYHQRFVRALRASAASYLATEATVATSLQAAAAHPGSFGANGFQTLVYGPVHTAGQAWMHSPLGEALDPIVNAPTNMLFGRDLIGNGAAGTAASPHGGAGGLLFGDGGAGYSPTGGTEPVAGGHGGGAGLIGDGGVGGAGFAGGAGGMGGTGGWLMGNGGLGGAGGAVTGVGLVGGPGGAGGQALLFGNGGLGGAGGASPLGTSGVGGAVGRGGWFVGDGAAAMVATGGSGQTIVIDFVRHGQTAANAAGWIDTAVPGVPLTALGQQQAQAIANVLAPQGPYAGIFTSQLIRTQQTAAPLAALLGMNTQALPGLNEINAGVFDGLPQISPAGLLYLVGPIAWTLGFPLVPMLAPGSTDINGIVFDRAFDGAVHTMYDGALANPVVAADGKITAVAYSSAFTIAVGTMMNVDNPDLLLMLTHPLSNTGTVVVQGDPQGGWTLVSWEGIPVAPASLPTALFVDVRDLITAPQFAAYDIWQALLTGDPATIVTAMRDGVDEVGAAAVNFPVAVTEDVVDAVCGAGLAGLPSGLPNLLPRSC, via the coding sequence ATGTCATTTATGCTCGTGGCGACCGACATGGTGGAGACGGTCGCGGCCGAAGTAGCCCAGATCGGTTCGGCGGTGAGTGCGGGCAACCTGGCCGCGGCCGTACCGACGACCGAGGTGGCGGCGGCGGCCGCCGATGAGGTGTCGGTGGCCATCGCGGCGCTGTTCGGCGCGCACGCTCGGGACTATCAGGCGGCGGCGGCCCGGGCGGCGGCGTATCACCAGCGGTTTGTGCGCGCCTTGCGCGCGTCGGCGGCATCGTATCTGGCCACCGAGGCGACTGTCGCCACATCGTTGCAGGCGGCGGCCGCACATCCGGGTTCGTTCGGTGCCAACGGTTTTCAGACGTTGGTTTATGGCCCGGTGCACACCGCCGGCCAAGCATGGATGCACAGCCCGTTGGGCGAGGCGCTCGACCCGATCGTCAACGCGCCCACCAACATGCTGTTCGGGCGCGATCTGATCGGCAACGGTGCCGCCGGAACCGCGGCGAGCCCGCATGGCGGTGCCGGCGGGTTGCTGTTCGGTGACGGCGGGGCCGGCTATAGCCCCACCGGCGGCACCGAACCGGTGGCCGGCGGTCATGGCGGCGGCGCCGGGTTGATCGGCGACGGCGGCGTCGGTGGCGCCGGTTTTGCCGGCGGGGCGGGCGGCATGGGCGGCACCGGCGGCTGGTTGATGGGCAACGGCGGCCTGGGCGGCGCCGGCGGTGCGGTCACCGGCGTGGGCCTCGTCGGCGGCCCCGGCGGGGCGGGCGGCCAAGCGTTGCTGTTCGGCAACGGCGGTTTGGGCGGGGCCGGTGGGGCCAGTCCGCTGGGCACGAGCGGCGTCGGCGGGGCGGTCGGTCGTGGCGGCTGGTTCGTCGGTGACGGCGCCGCGGCCATGGTCGCGACCGGCGGCAGCGGGCAGACGATCGTCATCGACTTCGTGCGGCACGGGCAGACGGCGGCCAACGCGGCGGGCTGGATCGACACGGCAGTGCCCGGGGTTCCGCTCACCGCGCTGGGCCAGCAGCAGGCGCAGGCCATCGCCAACGTCCTTGCGCCGCAGGGCCCCTACGCCGGGATTTTCACGTCGCAGCTGATCAGGACGCAGCAGACCGCCGCGCCGTTGGCCGCCCTGTTGGGGATGAACACGCAGGCATTGCCCGGGCTCAACGAGATCAATGCCGGCGTCTTCGATGGCCTGCCGCAGATCAGCCCCGCGGGACTGCTTTATCTGGTCGGCCCGATCGCGTGGACGCTCGGATTTCCCCTGGTGCCCATGCTGGCCCCGGGCTCCACCGACATCAACGGGATCGTTTTCGACCGTGCCTTTGACGGGGCGGTTCACACGATGTACGACGGTGCCCTGGCGAACCCGGTGGTGGCCGCGGACGGCAAGATCACCGCGGTCGCGTACTCAAGCGCATTCACGATCGCCGTCGGGACGATGATGAACGTCGACAACCCCGATCTTCTGCTCATGCTCACCCATCCGCTGTCCAACACCGGCACCGTCGTGGTGCAGGGCGATCCCCAGGGTGGTTGGACGCTGGTCAGTTGGGAAGGCATACCCGTGGCACCCGCGTCGTTGCCAACGGCGCTCTTTGTCGACGTGCGCGACCTGATCACGGCGCCGCAATTCGCGGCCTACGACATCTGGCAGGCGCTGCTCACCGGTGATCCGGCCACGATCGTGACCGCGATGCGCGACGGTGTCGACGAGGTCGGCGCGGCGGCGGTCAACTTTCCCGTCGCGGTGACCGAGGACGTGGTCGACGCGGTGTGCGGCGCCGGTCTGGCTGGCCTGCCGAGCGGCCTGCCCAACCTGCTCCCCCGATCGTGCTGA
- a CDS encoding SPFH domain-containing protein, producing MVAGLGSAAVLLLLLATNLRVIKQFERGVVFRFGRVQAAARGPGLTMLVPVADRLEKVNMQIITMPVPAQDGITRDNVTVRVDAVIYFKVADPVRAVVDVQDYKSAIGQVAQTSLRSIIGKSNLDDLLSNREHLNQGLELMIDSPALGWGIHIDRVEIKDVTLPDSMKRSIARQAEAERERRARVITADGELQASQKLASAAQVMSEHPAALQLRLLETVVEVAAEKNSTLVLPFPVELLRFLESSSAREPGAMENDEAAKLAPPPIPDDARGLEIDSRTA from the coding sequence ATGGTGGCCGGGCTGGGTAGCGCGGCTGTGCTGCTGTTGTTGTTGGCGACAAACCTTCGCGTCATCAAGCAATTCGAACGAGGCGTCGTTTTCCGATTCGGACGGGTCCAGGCGGCCGCTCGGGGACCCGGGCTGACGATGCTGGTTCCGGTCGCCGATCGCCTTGAAAAAGTGAACATGCAGATCATCACGATGCCGGTGCCCGCCCAGGACGGGATCACCCGCGACAACGTCACCGTCCGCGTGGATGCCGTCATCTACTTCAAGGTGGCCGATCCGGTGCGCGCGGTGGTCGACGTCCAGGACTATAAGTCCGCGATCGGGCAGGTCGCTCAGACGTCGCTGCGTTCGATCATCGGCAAGAGCAATCTGGACGACTTGCTCTCCAACCGGGAGCATCTCAACCAGGGCCTGGAGTTGATGATCGACAGCCCGGCTCTGGGTTGGGGCATCCACATCGACCGCGTGGAGATCAAGGATGTGACGCTGCCGGACTCGATGAAGCGGTCGATCGCGCGCCAGGCGGAGGCGGAGCGGGAACGGCGGGCGCGGGTGATCACCGCCGACGGTGAACTGCAGGCGTCCCAGAAACTGGCCTCCGCGGCGCAAGTCATGAGCGAGCACCCGGCAGCGCTTCAGCTCCGGCTGCTGGAAACCGTCGTCGAGGTTGCCGCCGAGAAGAACTCGACACTGGTGCTGCCGTTCCCGGTGGAGCTGCTGCGGTTTTTGGAAAGCTCGTCCGCCCGCGAGCCGGGGGCCATGGAAAACGATGAGGCGGCGAAGCTCGCCCCGCCACCGATTCCCGACGACGCCCGGGGACTCGAAATCGACTCCCGCACCGCCTAG